In the Deltaproteobacteria bacterium genome, one interval contains:
- the yajC gene encoding preprotein translocase subunit YajC, with protein MFFTLAFAEGAAPAARAGAGFQQMIPLLLMVLIFYFLLIRPQMKKTKEHKAMLEALKVGDHVVTSGGVHGELKAITPDIVTLQLDDRVKIKVDRSAISRKTVSEKASS; from the coding sequence ATGTTTTTTACACTTGCATTTGCAGAGGGGGCGGCGCCGGCTGCCCGGGCGGGCGCCGGGTTTCAACAGATGATTCCTCTCCTTTTGATGGTCCTGATTTTCTATTTTCTGCTCATTCGCCCACAGATGAAGAAAACGAAGGAGCACAAGGCGATGCTGGAGGCCTTGAAGGTCGGAGACCATGTGGTGACGAGCGGCGGGGTTCACGGAGAGCTGAAAGCGATCACCCCCGATATCGTGACCTTGCAGCTTGATGACCGGGTCAAGATCAAGGTGGATCGTTCGGCGATCAGCCGGAAGACGGTCTCGGAGAAAGCATCTTCCTGA